One region of Oryza sativa Japonica Group chromosome 10, ASM3414082v1 genomic DNA includes:
- the LOC4348253 gene encoding uncharacterized protein isoform X1, whose translation MRAGWVSRGQYLPRESFRHTQTRTREAAVHVRGGAAGWFVCEISTISFTPAIRSQDAIGCGYNLTGIQRIKMNGALWIPILPPPVVDARYQGLCLQCGRRIKGRSNLCSISCRLLRVHTGARRGMAQNLVEFSESVGQPIHQLDQLCGQCLRSFCGVSCPNHLVHPHPQGNHAAGPDIITIERLNGWLVIDQEQLPVEFGQDIHVMVGEDGRHMLPIKRLPAEHGDGHDGLVEPDWNLCARAGCNEMFNGNAVCCCMRCFHLLSA comes from the exons ATGAGGGCAGGGTGGGTCAGCCGCGGCCAGTACCTACCACGCGAGAGCTTTAGACACACGCAGACGCGTACacgcgaggcggcggtccatgttcgcggcggcgcggcggggtggTTCGTCTGCGAG ATCAGTACAATCTCCTTCACTCCTGCGATCCGATCGCAAGACGCGATCGGATGTGGATATAATTTGACAGGGATTCAGAGAATTAAGATGAATGGTGCTTTATGGATTCCTATTCTGCCCCCTCCAGTTGTTGATGCTCGTTATCAGGGACTGTGCCTACAGTGTGGCCGCCGCATTAAGGGCCGATCTAACCTCTGTTCCATTTCCTGCAGA CTATTGCGGGTGCATACCGGAGCTAGGCGAGGTATGGCTCAAAACCTGGTGGAATTTTCAGAGTCTGTTGGACAGCCGATCCATCAGCTGGATCAGCTCTGTGGGCAATGCCTCCGGTCCTTTTGTGGTGTTTCCTGTCCGAACCATCTGGTCCACCCACACCCCCAGGGTAATCATGCTGCAGGACCTGATATAATTACTATTGAGCGTTTGAATGGCTGGTTGGTCATAGACCAAGAACAGCTCCCAGTGGAATTTGGCCAAGATATTCAT GTAATGGTTGGAGAGGACGGGCGTCACATGCTTCCTATTAAGCGCCTCCCCGCTGAGCATGGAGATGGGCATGATGGATTAGTAGAGCCAGATTGGAATCTTTGTGCTCGTGCAGGGTGTAATGAGATGTTCAATGGAAATGCTGTGTGTTGCTGCATGAGGTGCTTCCATTTACT TTCTGCATAA
- the LOC4348253 gene encoding uncharacterized protein isoform X2 — MRAGWVSRGQYLPRESFRHTQTRTREAAVHVRGGAAGWFVCEISTISFTPAIRSQDAIGCGYNLTGIQRIKMNGALWIPILPPPVVDARYQGLCLQCGRRIKGRSNLCSISCRLLRVHTGARRGMAQNLVEFSESVGQPIHQLDQLCGQCLRSFCGVSCPNHLVHPHPQGNHAAGPDIITIERLNGWLVIDQEQLPVEFGQDIHVMVGEDGRHMLPIKRLPAEHGDGHDGLVEPDWNLCARAGCNEMFNGNAVCCCMRCFHLL; from the exons ATGAGGGCAGGGTGGGTCAGCCGCGGCCAGTACCTACCACGCGAGAGCTTTAGACACACGCAGACGCGTACacgcgaggcggcggtccatgttcgcggcggcgcggcggggtggTTCGTCTGCGAG ATCAGTACAATCTCCTTCACTCCTGCGATCCGATCGCAAGACGCGATCGGATGTGGATATAATTTGACAGGGATTCAGAGAATTAAGATGAATGGTGCTTTATGGATTCCTATTCTGCCCCCTCCAGTTGTTGATGCTCGTTATCAGGGACTGTGCCTACAGTGTGGCCGCCGCATTAAGGGCCGATCTAACCTCTGTTCCATTTCCTGCAGA CTATTGCGGGTGCATACCGGAGCTAGGCGAGGTATGGCTCAAAACCTGGTGGAATTTTCAGAGTCTGTTGGACAGCCGATCCATCAGCTGGATCAGCTCTGTGGGCAATGCCTCCGGTCCTTTTGTGGTGTTTCCTGTCCGAACCATCTGGTCCACCCACACCCCCAGGGTAATCATGCTGCAGGACCTGATATAATTACTATTGAGCGTTTGAATGGCTGGTTGGTCATAGACCAAGAACAGCTCCCAGTGGAATTTGGCCAAGATATTCAT GTAATGGTTGGAGAGGACGGGCGTCACATGCTTCCTATTAAGCGCCTCCCCGCTGAGCATGGAGATGGGCATGATGGATTAGTAGAGCCAGATTGGAATCTTTGTGCTCGTGCAGGGTGTAATGAGATGTTCAATGGAAATGCTGTGTGTTGCTGCATGAGGTGCTTCCATTTACTGTGA
- the LOC4348253 gene encoding uncharacterized protein isoform X3: MRAGWVSRGQYLPRESFRHTQTRTREAAVHVRGGAAGWFVCEISTISFTPAIRSQDAIGCGYNLTGIQRIKMNGALWIPILPPPVVDARYQGLCLQCGRRIKGRSNLCSISCRLLRVHTGARRGMAQNLVEFSESVGQPIHQLDQLCGQCLRSFCGVSCPNHLVHPHPQGNHAAGPDIITIERLNGWLVIDQEQLPVEFGQDIHVMVGEDGRHMLPIKRLPAEHGDGHDGLVEPDWNLCARAGCNEMFNGNAVCCCMSSA; this comes from the exons ATGAGGGCAGGGTGGGTCAGCCGCGGCCAGTACCTACCACGCGAGAGCTTTAGACACACGCAGACGCGTACacgcgaggcggcggtccatgttcgcggcggcgcggcggggtggTTCGTCTGCGAG ATCAGTACAATCTCCTTCACTCCTGCGATCCGATCGCAAGACGCGATCGGATGTGGATATAATTTGACAGGGATTCAGAGAATTAAGATGAATGGTGCTTTATGGATTCCTATTCTGCCCCCTCCAGTTGTTGATGCTCGTTATCAGGGACTGTGCCTACAGTGTGGCCGCCGCATTAAGGGCCGATCTAACCTCTGTTCCATTTCCTGCAGA CTATTGCGGGTGCATACCGGAGCTAGGCGAGGTATGGCTCAAAACCTGGTGGAATTTTCAGAGTCTGTTGGACAGCCGATCCATCAGCTGGATCAGCTCTGTGGGCAATGCCTCCGGTCCTTTTGTGGTGTTTCCTGTCCGAACCATCTGGTCCACCCACACCCCCAGGGTAATCATGCTGCAGGACCTGATATAATTACTATTGAGCGTTTGAATGGCTGGTTGGTCATAGACCAAGAACAGCTCCCAGTGGAATTTGGCCAAGATATTCAT GTAATGGTTGGAGAGGACGGGCGTCACATGCTTCCTATTAAGCGCCTCCCCGCTGAGCATGGAGATGGGCATGATGGATTAGTAGAGCCAGATTGGAATCTTTGTGCTCGTGCAGGGTGTAATGAGATGTTCAATGGAAATGCTGTGTGTTGCTGCATGAG TTCTGCATAA